GGCCAGGGATGGACTTCCCGGCCTAGCTCCGCCAGGGCCCGGCGCCAGGAACCCACCGGAAAGCCGGCGTGCTTTCTCACGTTCAGGGCCACGCCGTCCATTCGCCGCTCGAGCTCCGGATACGGGTAGAGCCAGGTAAGATCGGGCGCTACCAAGGCCTTGGGATGCGGGCCCAGCTCGTCCAGGGAGCCCTGGTCCCGAAAGCAAGCGAAGCAGCAAACCTCCAGGAAATCCTTGAGCTCCCGGCGCAGGCCCGGGGTAATGCTCTCGACGCTCGCCCCCATGATCGCGACCGGTATGCCGGCCGAGCGCACCCATCTCCTCATGCGCGAGAAAAGGCCCCCTTCGCGCATAATGAGCCCGCCACCCCCGATGATGGCGGCGTCCCAGGAGCGCAGGAGCCGGAGCGGGGGATTCCTGCCCGCGGGCAGGAATCCCAAAGTATGCCCATCCAGCCAGCGGGTCAGACAGTACTGGATGCGGTCGTCGCCCGCGTTGCGGTGCCCGTACCAGCCGAAGATCAGTATATTCATGAGGTCAAGGCCAGAGCTCTGCGCCGTCCCATTCGCCGCGCCGGCCCTTCAAGGCCAGGTCGCGCGCGGCCGCAAACTCCTCCACGTTGCGCCGCGAGCTGAAGCGCTCCACGACCTCCTCCGGCGGGATCCTCGCGCCCAAACGCCCCGCACTCCAGTCGGCATGCAAAACCAGGAGGGTCTCCTCTATTTTCTCGGGGCTTGCCAAAGGAGACACATAGCCTCGAGACTTCCGCACGAGCTCCCAAGCCGTGCCGCCCTCGGCGCAGAGCGCCCAAATCGGCCGCCTAAATCCCATGTAATTGACGAGCTTGGTCAAAAGAAGAGGCTTGTCCTCCGGGGCCTCGAGGTCGAAGAGGACGTCGGCCCCGGAAAGGGCGGCGCCCAGCTCGGCGTCGCTCTCGCCCAGGAAAACCTCGGTCCTGGCCGGGAGACTGCGGATGAATTCCTGGCCGAAGGGATTGGTTCGCGCCAAGTGGAAGGCGAAGAAAAATCGCCGAGCCTTGTCGGGATGCCGCGCCGCGAAGGACTCGAGGGCTGCCTTGAGCTCCGGCGCCACGCGCTTCTTGCGCAAAGTTCCGGAGAACGCAATAGTGAGCACCCCGGCCGCCTCCGCGGCCGGGGCGCGACAGGGAGAGGGCTCGTTGGTGATATGCGGCAATAACCCGTACGCCGCGTTCTTGATTTCCGGAAAGCTTTCAAGCTCCATTTCCATGAGCCTGCGGCACGGGAAG
The nucleotide sequence above comes from Elusimicrobiota bacterium. Encoded proteins:
- a CDS encoding polysaccharide pyruvyl transferase family protein, which encodes MNILIFGWYGHRNAGDDRIQYCLTRWLDGHTLGFLPAGRNPPLRLLRSWDAAIIGGGGLIMREGGLFSRMRRWVRSAGIPVAIMGASVESITPGLRRELKDFLEVCCFACFRDQGSLDELGPHPKALVAPDLTWLYPYPELERRMDGVALNVRKHAGFPVGSWRRALAELGREVHPWPLYFEQGGDAAVLKELLPGRGLPEEFDPGLLDKAGTVVSGRYHGIQFALQAGRPVVAVGDLPKIRRFMEESGLGQWCISEAELGSLMELLKELEKHRMDVARQISTLRSRLCREARDKACLMRQRLLGAAASLPRPSRRWGSRLRDWLDLGSYF